The Ranitomeya imitator isolate aRanImi1 chromosome 6, aRanImi1.pri, whole genome shotgun sequence genome window below encodes:
- the LOC138642332 gene encoding uncharacterized protein, giving the protein MSNRVEFIRDFIEIYQSFPCLWKIKSPEYCNREKRREGYLKLIELYNCHAPEEAANEAVIKKKIQALRTVWRKELNKVLQTTRSGASTEDVYVPKLWYFEHLNFLRDQEVPRTSTCLRNLAPVEQIVSENHAEQESQGQQDDSAQESTLDCSQDCTTTDLVEAAPARTQSRQGQRKRKATSDASHELLSLAKKVLTRNVSPALQGFGHYVVDKLAKMDDNQRILAERLIMEAVNRGTDGDLDKNTCLVSSRPIQRTEPSNYNGWSQCQTSMRHNAHVSHFGQPPPNNSYTPIPSHMASPIRHQSFQPEQSSYHNL; this is encoded by the exons atgtcaaatcgtgtggagttcatcagggatttcatcgaaatttatcagtcttttccctgcctctggaaaatcaaatctcctgagtattgtaacagggaaaagaggagggagggttacttaaagctcattgagctttacaattgtcatgcaccagaagaggcagcaaacgaagcagttattaaaaagaaaatccaggcgctccgcacggtgtggaggaaggagctgaacaaggttcttcagactacaaggtccggagcttccactgaagatgtttatgtgccaaaactttggtattttgaacatcttaattttctgagggaccaagaggtgccacggacttccacgtgtcttcgcaacttggcacctgtggaacaaattgtttcggagaaccacgccgagcaggagtcacaagggcaacaa gatgacagtgcgcaggagagtacactggactgttcacaggactgcacgacaacagatttagtggaggctgcacctgccaggactcaatcgaggcaaggtcaaagaaaacggaaagccacctcagacgcctcacatgaactattgagccttgctaagaaggtgttgacaagaaatgttagccctgcgttgcaggggtttggacactatgtggttgacaaactggccaaaatggacgacaaccaaagaatactagcagagcgtctgattatggaagcagtaaacaggggtacagatggcgatttggacaagaacacttgtttggtctcttcccggccaatacagcggacagagccatcaaattacaatggttggtcacagtgtcagacatcgatgcgacacaatgctcacgtttcccacttcggccagccaccccctaataactcctacacgccaataccgtcacatatggcttcgcccatcaggcaccaaagttttcagccggaacaatcgtcgtatcataatttgtga